A window of Cohnella herbarum contains these coding sequences:
- a CDS encoding FecCD family ABC transporter permease, translating to MRAFDGKRSVGIFGLGILLIAITAIVSIMNGTKTISYGSVWDAFFYYDSDNLDHVIIRTSRIPRVIGALFIGAFLAVSGALMQGMTRNYLASPSIMGVTDGSVFVITLCMVFLPGLSSMSLIMYSLLGSAVGACLVFGLARLLPGGFSPITLAILGTIIGTFLGGVSAALSTYFQVSQNISFWFNARLYQMDPAVIKLSVPFAIVGLAIAMIVSRGVTALSLGDDMARGLGMNILWIKGLTMLSVVILTGISVAIAGKIAFVGLIVPHITRYLVGQDYKRIVPFAALIGGLFLAWCDLISRFLNHPFETPIGVVTALFGVPFFLYLVKTRGGGKVD from the coding sequence ATGCGCGCATTCGATGGGAAAAGATCCGTAGGAATATTCGGACTTGGCATCTTGCTTATTGCTATAACGGCTATAGTATCGATTATGAACGGTACTAAAACGATAAGTTACGGATCAGTATGGGATGCATTTTTCTATTATGATTCGGATAATTTGGATCACGTGATCATTCGAACATCGAGAATTCCGAGGGTTATAGGAGCGCTTTTCATTGGGGCGTTCCTAGCCGTATCAGGCGCGTTAATGCAGGGGATGACAAGAAACTATCTTGCATCCCCTTCAATTATGGGCGTGACCGATGGCTCGGTCTTCGTCATCACGCTGTGCATGGTATTCCTGCCGGGGCTTTCTTCGATGTCGCTGATCATGTATTCCCTCCTTGGCTCGGCCGTTGGAGCTTGTCTCGTATTCGGGCTAGCCAGACTGCTGCCGGGAGGGTTCTCGCCGATTACGCTAGCCATTCTTGGGACGATAATCGGCACCTTCTTAGGCGGAGTTTCCGCGGCGCTTTCTACCTATTTTCAAGTGTCGCAAAATATCAGCTTCTGGTTCAATGCGAGGTTGTATCAGATGGATCCGGCGGTGATCAAGCTGTCCGTCCCGTTTGCCATCGTAGGGTTAGCAATCGCTATGATCGTATCCCGCGGCGTAACAGCTTTATCGCTAGGCGACGATATGGCCAGAGGGCTGGGCATGAACATCTTATGGATTAAAGGGTTAACGATGCTGAGCGTCGTCATACTAACGGGAATATCCGTTGCCATCGCCGGGAAAATCGCGTTCGTAGGCTTAATCGTTCCGCATATCACGCGATATCTGGTAGGTCAAGATTATAAACGGATCGTTCCCTTCGCCGCGCTTATCGGAGGGTTGTTCCTAGCTTGGTGCGACCTGATCAGCCGGTTCCTGAATCATCCGTTCGAGACGCCGATCGGCGTCGTGACGGCGCTGTTCGGGGTCCCTTTCTTCCTCTATCTCGTCAAGACGAGAGGAGGCGGGAAAGTTGACTGA
- a CDS encoding GntR family transcriptional regulator has product MSKINHSSYMPLYAQIIDYLTEMIDSGRYKTGEQIPSEMILAKDLGVSRITVTNAIQRMVQEGTLYRIQGKGTFVAEKKSVEHRLTTLISFTEDMVSRGYKTRTELVSIELVVPSEKIMQNLELSEGDQTWKIKRIRYADEEPMAIQNAYLPEKIFPDLDKKGLGNNSLYDLLRDGYKVEMSEAEEHYRVMVLRKEEEARMLNVTPEFPALFSVRVSTLKNKQKFEYTESILRGDRYVLSVKLSI; this is encoded by the coding sequence TTGTCGAAGATCAATCATTCCAGTTATATGCCTTTGTATGCGCAAATCATCGACTATTTAACGGAAATGATTGATTCGGGTCGTTATAAGACGGGGGAGCAGATTCCTTCCGAGATGATTCTGGCCAAAGATCTCGGGGTCAGTCGAATAACGGTTACGAATGCCATTCAACGAATGGTGCAGGAAGGTACTCTATATCGGATTCAAGGCAAAGGAACGTTCGTAGCCGAGAAGAAGAGCGTAGAGCATCGATTAACGACTTTAATCAGCTTCACGGAAGATATGGTCAGCCGAGGGTATAAAACCCGCACCGAACTGGTCAGCATCGAACTTGTCGTTCCTAGCGAGAAAATCATGCAGAACCTTGAACTTTCCGAGGGGGATCAGACTTGGAAAATCAAAAGAATTCGTTATGCGGACGAGGAACCGATGGCTATTCAGAACGCATATTTGCCGGAGAAGATTTTTCCCGACCTAGATAAAAAGGGATTGGGCAACAATTCCCTGTACGATCTGCTACGAGACGGTTACAAGGTCGAAATGTCCGAGGCGGAGGAGCATTATCGGGTTATGGTGCTTCGCAAGGAGGAAGAGGCCCGAATGCTGAACGTTACTCCGGAATTTCCGGCCCTGTTCAGCGTAAGGGTGTCAACCTTGAAGAACAAACAGAAGTTCGAGTACACCGAGTCGATTCTTCGCGGGGACAGGTACGTGCTCTCGGTAAAACTAAGTATTTGA
- a CDS encoding FecCD family ABC transporter permease gives MLLTCAIAIIAMYVSLTNGTFDISAMDVIRTLFRVDSIREHDLVIFEFRLPRILIGAIVGFGLGIAGAALQGITRNALADPGILGIHAAAGTSVVLFMFLFNGAIKGAGWLSIIAMPMFGWIGGIVAVVLLYVLARHNGEFDPKRLILVGIALASGFGSLTLYVSLKMDPTDFEMATVWLSGSIYSANWKYVVSALPWIVILTPIIYRKSVILDLFQLNELSVKGIGVQTGRERQILLFCCVGLVSACVSVSGSIGFVGLIAPHIAKRLIGIRYRYIVPACGMIGMVMVVVGDFIGKTVFAPAELPVGIVISIIGVPYFVYLLYRASRKGH, from the coding sequence ATGCTCTTAACCTGTGCGATTGCGATCATAGCGATGTATGTGAGCTTAACGAATGGAACGTTCGATATTTCCGCGATGGATGTTATTCGCACGCTGTTTCGAGTGGATTCGATCAGGGAACACGATCTTGTCATTTTCGAGTTTCGGTTACCTCGCATTCTAATCGGCGCAATCGTCGGATTCGGGCTAGGGATTGCGGGAGCCGCTCTTCAAGGCATTACGAGAAACGCGCTTGCGGATCCGGGCATTCTCGGCATTCATGCGGCAGCGGGCACTTCCGTCGTACTGTTTATGTTTCTGTTTAACGGCGCGATCAAGGGCGCAGGCTGGTTATCGATTATAGCGATGCCTATGTTCGGTTGGATCGGCGGCATTGTTGCAGTCGTTCTGCTGTATGTGTTGGCGAGACACAACGGAGAATTCGATCCGAAGCGGCTCATCCTGGTCGGAATCGCGTTAGCTTCGGGATTCGGCTCGCTTACGCTGTATGTCTCTCTTAAGATGGATCCTACGGATTTCGAGATGGCTACCGTATGGCTATCGGGAAGCATCTATAGCGCGAATTGGAAGTATGTCGTCTCCGCGTTGCCGTGGATCGTGATTCTGACGCCGATCATTTATAGAAAGTCGGTTATTCTTGATTTGTTTCAACTCAATGAACTTAGCGTCAAAGGAATCGGAGTGCAGACGGGCAGAGAGCGTCAAATCCTGCTATTCTGTTGCGTCGGACTCGTGAGCGCTTGCGTTTCCGTATCCGGCAGCATCGGTTTTGTCGGTCTAATCGCGCCTCATATCGCGAAGAGGCTCATTGGAATCCGTTATCGATATATCGTTCCCGCCTGCGGCATGATCGGAATGGTTATGGTCGTCGTCGGCGACTTTATCGGCAAGACGGTATTCGCGCCTGCCGAGCTTCCGGTCGGAATCGTCATTTCGATCATTGGCGTGCCTTACTTTGTGTATTTGCTGTACCGCGCGAGCAGAAAGGGGCATTAA
- a CDS encoding small acid-soluble spore protein P, with the protein MSKPKTQPVPQPEEHSSRHSTVDQQPVEPLSGSKKVKNRNHTRHNNAEG; encoded by the coding sequence ATGAGCAAGCCTAAGACGCAGCCGGTTCCGCAACCGGAAGAACATAGCTCGCGCCATTCGACGGTTGACCAACAGCCCGTTGAACCGCTGTCGGGCTCGAAGAAGGTCAAGAACCGGAACCATACCAGACACAACAACGCAGAAGGATAA
- a CDS encoding YitT family protein gives MTDAKTLAPPGQPTPIRHHKQTPFEIARRIILITIGAILVGVALEIFLVNNSIIDGGVTGISIMSSYLSGLPIGIFLFVLNLPFLILGYRTIGKTFALSTLLGVIVLSISTTLLHPVKPFTDDIFLAAVFGGIFLGAGTGIVIRAGGSLDGTEIVAIILNRKSPFSVGQMVMFINFFILSSAGFVYSWDRAMFSMIAYYIAFKVIDLTIEGFDESKSCWIISDHHKEIGEAITARLGRGVTLLHGEGGYTGDQKKVIFCVITRLEEAKLKTIVNELDPGAFLAVGNIHDVKGGRFKKKDIH, from the coding sequence ATGACCGATGCAAAAACCTTAGCGCCGCCCGGCCAGCCTACACCGATCCGCCATCACAAGCAAACCCCTTTCGAAATTGCACGGCGGATCATTTTAATCACCATCGGGGCCATTCTAGTCGGTGTCGCCCTGGAAATCTTCCTCGTCAACAATTCCATCATCGATGGAGGAGTTACAGGTATCTCCATTATGTCCTCATACTTATCGGGATTGCCCATCGGTATTTTCCTATTTGTCCTCAACCTTCCCTTTCTCATTCTAGGTTATCGTACGATCGGTAAGACTTTTGCTTTATCTACCCTGCTTGGCGTAATCGTATTGTCGATATCCACTACGTTACTACACCCCGTGAAGCCGTTCACGGATGATATTTTTCTAGCGGCCGTATTCGGAGGAATTTTCTTGGGAGCCGGAACGGGTATCGTTATTCGCGCGGGAGGTTCATTGGATGGAACGGAGATCGTAGCGATCATCCTAAACCGGAAATCTCCCTTTTCCGTCGGTCAAATGGTTATGTTCATTAACTTCTTCATCCTTAGCAGCGCGGGTTTCGTATACTCTTGGGATCGCGCGATGTTTTCCATGATTGCTTATTATATTGCTTTTAAGGTCATTGATCTTACGATCGAAGGTTTCGATGAATCGAAATCCTGTTGGATTATTAGCGATCATCACAAGGAAATCGGAGAGGCCATTACAGCGCGGTTAGGACGCGGAGTTACGTTGCTTCATGGCGAAGGCGGTTATACCGGGGATCAGAAAAAAGTGATTTTCTGCGTAATTACTCGTTTGGAAGAAGCGAAGCTGAAAACAATCGTGAATGAGCTTGATCCTGGAGCATTCTTGGCGGTAGGCAATATTCATGACGTCAAAGGTGGAAGATTCAAGAAGAAAGACATTCATTAA
- a CDS encoding serine/threonine protein kinase encodes MMLDWKQSEHALSHIEVIGYDQNKPVSVNGGAEGLRCIGIGTDAAVFYYSGTPDFAYKVYSDKALEKKRTEAEIYERLEGSPYFARCYGSGSNYLVLSYEQGITLYDCLLQGVRVPEQAIQDVEAAREFVRERNLNPRDIHLKNILLQEGRAKVLDVSEYGKEGNDHRWEHLVWSYKRFYPLIAGSRVPAWILETVSNWYNRIDSTTFSIEDFSKRVSSLFLGDRK; translated from the coding sequence ATGATGTTGGATTGGAAACAATCGGAACACGCCTTGAGTCATATCGAGGTCATTGGCTATGATCAGAACAAACCCGTATCCGTCAACGGAGGCGCCGAAGGTTTACGTTGTATCGGCATCGGAACGGATGCCGCCGTCTTCTATTACTCCGGTACGCCTGATTTCGCTTATAAAGTTTATTCGGACAAGGCATTGGAGAAAAAGAGGACCGAGGCGGAAATTTACGAACGGTTGGAAGGCTCCCCCTACTTCGCTCGCTGTTACGGATCCGGATCTAATTATCTGGTATTAAGTTACGAACAAGGCATCACCCTGTACGATTGTCTTCTGCAAGGCGTTCGCGTTCCGGAGCAAGCGATCCAAGACGTAGAAGCCGCTCGCGAGTTCGTCCGAGAGCGCAACCTGAACCCAAGGGATATTCATCTCAAAAATATTCTCCTGCAAGAGGGACGGGCCAAGGTGCTCGATGTTTCGGAATACGGCAAAGAAGGGAACGATCATCGTTGGGAGCACTTGGTCTGGTCGTATAAACGCTTTTATCCACTGATTGCCGGTTCCCGAGTTCCCGCATGGATTCTGGAAACCGTATCGAACTGGTATAATCGCATCGATTCGACCACCTTCAGCATAGAAGACTTCTCCAAACGGGTAAGCTCGCTTTTCTTAGGAGATCGCAAGTAA
- a CDS encoding ABC transporter substrate-binding protein yields MRKTKTVWLAGLMAIVLVVITACGGSKDNGQSNSGASATVAPSETASESPSAEAAETTENAGERVIEYLGESYTVPANVERIVITGAVEAMEDSVVLDVHPVGAISFGGEFPERFVKIVDQAESIGEKREPNFEAILKLKPDVILGTTKFGEEIVEQLKKIAPFIAVSHIAANWEANLQLLGELSGKSEQAAAAIAQYRKDADEAELEFATHLADQKVLAIRIREGELNIYPKAVFVNPILYTDLGLNVPAEVEAATAQEVISNEQLAVINPDYLFIQFSNEENADTLTALDEFLANPIVKKVSAVKNDRVFVNVIDPLSEGGPALSRIEFLKVAQDLLSK; encoded by the coding sequence ATGAGGAAGACAAAGACAGTTTGGTTAGCGGGCCTAATGGCCATTGTTCTAGTCGTCATAACGGCATGCGGAGGATCGAAAGATAACGGACAGTCCAATAGCGGCGCTTCCGCAACCGTAGCGCCTTCCGAAACGGCAAGTGAATCTCCAAGCGCAGAAGCTGCCGAGACGACCGAGAATGCGGGAGAGCGCGTTATAGAATATCTTGGCGAGTCTTATACGGTACCGGCTAACGTAGAACGCATCGTCATCACGGGTGCCGTAGAAGCGATGGAAGATTCGGTCGTTCTCGATGTACACCCTGTCGGTGCGATCTCGTTCGGCGGCGAATTTCCGGAACGGTTCGTTAAGATCGTGGATCAAGCGGAATCGATCGGCGAGAAGAGAGAGCCGAATTTCGAAGCGATATTAAAGCTGAAGCCGGACGTCATACTGGGCACGACCAAGTTCGGTGAAGAGATCGTCGAGCAACTGAAGAAAATCGCGCCATTCATCGCGGTATCCCACATCGCGGCGAATTGGGAAGCGAATCTGCAACTGCTAGGCGAGCTTTCCGGCAAGAGCGAGCAAGCCGCGGCCGCAATTGCGCAATACCGCAAGGATGCCGATGAAGCTGAGCTTGAGTTTGCTACGCACCTTGCCGACCAGAAGGTGTTGGCGATTCGCATACGCGAAGGCGAACTGAACATTTATCCGAAAGCGGTATTCGTGAATCCGATTCTGTATACGGATCTTGGATTAAACGTTCCGGCCGAAGTCGAAGCGGCAACCGCGCAAGAGGTCATCTCGAACGAACAATTAGCCGTGATTAATCCGGATTATCTATTCATTCAATTTTCCAACGAAGAGAACGCGGATACGTTAACGGCTTTGGATGAATTCCTTGCTAACCCGATCGTGAAGAAGGTATCCGCGGTTAAGAATGACCGGGTATTCGTCAATGTCATCGATCCGTTGTCGGAGGGCGGCCCGGCATTGAGCCGTATCGAGTTCCTGAAAGTCGCGCAAGATCTGCTTTCCAAATAA
- a CDS encoding alpha/beta hydrolase, giving the protein MYQTMKRESVAGYEMTILVPPSYEQTDKRYPVVYVHDHGDVIMQSLNYIEHLFRSNQLDELIFVAIEPHDRRHDYTPWRAKGIMPDSPDFEGKGLRYLTDIVERIKPYVDQTFATLPEAEHTGIAGCSFGGLISIYAMYHYGHVFGKYALLSTSFWYEGFIDYMGKQRIGSNPQIYLYVGALEGFYKTNIQQGMVEKTRKAHALLSETGAKQERIRFEMDAKGTHDDLFFAPRMIEALLWLFAGQRA; this is encoded by the coding sequence ATGTATCAAACAATGAAGAGGGAATCGGTCGCGGGCTACGAGATGACGATCCTTGTTCCTCCATCCTACGAACAAACTGATAAACGTTATCCGGTCGTTTACGTTCACGATCATGGCGATGTTATTATGCAGAGCTTAAATTATATCGAGCATCTGTTCAGGTCGAACCAATTGGATGAATTGATCTTCGTAGCCATCGAGCCCCATGACCGGCGCCATGATTACACGCCTTGGCGGGCCAAGGGGATCATGCCCGATTCGCCGGATTTCGAAGGCAAAGGACTTCGGTACTTAACGGATATCGTTGAGCGCATCAAACCGTACGTCGATCAAACCTTCGCGACGTTGCCGGAGGCCGAGCATACCGGCATTGCGGGCTGTTCGTTCGGCGGCTTGATTTCGATCTATGCGATGTATCATTACGGGCATGTGTTCGGGAAATATGCTTTGCTGTCGACCTCTTTCTGGTACGAGGGGTTCATCGATTATATGGGTAAGCAGAGGATCGGGTCGAACCCGCAAATCTATCTATATGTAGGCGCATTGGAAGGGTTCTATAAGACCAACATTCAACAAGGAATGGTCGAGAAGACGAGGAAGGCGCATGCTCTTTTGTCGGAAACCGGCGCGAAGCAGGAACGGATAAGATTCGAGATGGACGCTAAGGGAACGCATGACGATTTGTTTTTTGCGCCGCGAATGATTGAAGCCCTTCTATGGCTGTTTGCGGGGCAAAGGGCGTAA
- a CDS encoding AraC family transcriptional regulator produces MDNGNRDIGIHEYLFRFRSIETVNQVQVNHSPFHQQLVFSYVLVVTAAGEARMMIDSDHYEMRRGSVCLIKPEHTLGSEALSEDVTLYLIRFDVYGSGEEGNDLLKDVKSFDLPQAARELMISPPDKLVALCEELYRTSRSEDELSRFKCQIDFQSLLYFIQLNSRIRQVSTDSALEQVKKYVEEQYTEPLTVHQLAHMAELSSNYFVDLFKKRFGRSVMDYVAELRLQEAKRLLSLREWKLRDIANRVGYGDEFYFSRKFKKQYGISPKTYMKSRTRKLIAYEPAVLGYLIPLRFLPYAAPLHPKWTEYYYRNYRNEIPTHTHVTNFHQVWESNLQLLKPLLADIVIASDEIREEEKRLLATIAPRICYLSSTLTWREQLRYLGDQLGEKWKAEKWLEEYDHKVSSCREQIQISQAITGKRFISLRMAEDRLYLYCNRGMSHVLNEDLGLLSAHRDEVTLYDENTTLEELARIRTDMIFLLVRQDSETLDSWKKLQNDPAWMRIDAVKRNRLYILTSDPWREYSAHAQLRMLEQATQLLSEDRP; encoded by the coding sequence TTGGATAATGGCAACAGGGACATAGGGATACATGAATATCTGTTTAGATTTCGCTCTATCGAAACCGTGAATCAAGTTCAAGTTAACCATAGTCCATTTCATCAGCAACTCGTTTTCTCTTACGTGCTTGTCGTTACGGCAGCGGGAGAAGCGCGGATGATGATAGATTCCGATCATTACGAGATGAGACGCGGGTCCGTTTGCTTGATTAAGCCTGAGCATACGCTTGGCTCCGAAGCTCTTAGCGAGGACGTTACGTTGTACCTGATCAGGTTCGATGTTTATGGTTCAGGTGAAGAGGGCAATGACTTATTGAAAGATGTAAAGAGCTTCGATCTGCCTCAAGCCGCAAGGGAACTGATGATATCGCCTCCGGACAAGCTTGTGGCGTTATGCGAGGAACTCTATCGAACCAGTCGTAGCGAAGATGAGCTTTCGCGCTTCAAATGTCAGATCGATTTTCAGAGCTTGTTATACTTTATTCAATTGAACAGCCGGATAAGACAGGTTAGCACGGACTCGGCATTGGAGCAGGTCAAGAAATACGTGGAGGAACAATACACGGAGCCTCTGACGGTTCATCAATTGGCGCATATGGCAGAGTTGAGTTCCAATTACTTCGTTGATCTATTCAAGAAGAGATTCGGGCGAAGCGTAATGGACTATGTTGCCGAGCTCCGCCTGCAAGAGGCCAAGCGTCTGTTGTCTCTAAGGGAGTGGAAGCTCCGGGACATTGCCAATCGCGTGGGTTATGGAGACGAGTTTTATTTTAGCCGTAAATTCAAGAAGCAGTATGGCATATCCCCTAAAACCTATATGAAGAGCCGTACCCGTAAGCTTATCGCTTACGAACCAGCCGTTCTTGGATACTTGATTCCGCTTCGGTTTCTACCGTACGCCGCGCCCCTTCATCCGAAATGGACGGAGTACTATTACCGAAATTATCGTAATGAAATTCCGACTCATACGCACGTAACTAATTTTCATCAGGTTTGGGAGTCGAATCTACAGCTTCTTAAGCCTCTATTAGCCGATATCGTAATCGCTTCGGATGAAATACGGGAAGAGGAGAAGCGATTATTGGCAACGATAGCCCCTCGTATTTGCTATTTATCTTCCACGCTTACTTGGCGCGAACAGCTTCGATATTTGGGAGATCAGCTTGGCGAGAAGTGGAAGGCAGAGAAGTGGTTGGAAGAGTACGATCATAAAGTAAGCTCTTGCAGGGAGCAGATTCAGATTAGCCAAGCGATTACCGGCAAACGGTTCATCTCTCTTCGAATGGCCGAGGATCGGCTCTATTTGTATTGTAATCGAGGCATGAGTCATGTGCTGAATGAGGATTTAGGGCTCCTCTCCGCGCATCGCGATGAAGTAACCCTATATGACGAGAATACTACGCTTGAAGAGCTAGCGCGGATTCGAACGGATATGATCTTTCTTCTCGTCCGTCAAGACAGCGAAACGCTTGATTCGTGGAAGAAGCTTCAGAACGATCCGGCATGGATGCGGATAGACGCTGTGAAGCGTAATCGGCTCTACATTCTTACATCGGATCCGTGGAGAGAATATTCGGCGCATGCGCAGCTTCGTATGTTAGAGCAAGCAACGCAGTTGCTATCAGAAGATCGTCCATGA
- a CDS encoding sugar isomerase domain-containing protein, with translation MSSLTYFNEIQSLLGRLDGQQENIKKAAEKCAEAIKSGNWVRMFGSGHSVIPTMDCFPRYGGYVGWYPIMDPRLMWTTVSGFGGAEELIWLERQEGYADMFLRHNQWNAQDVCIVFSHGGQNAAPVEVAQAAKRDGLFVIAVTSMENHNNRAATHSTGQKIGDVADLVLDNCVSPEDAVVPIEGVIGNVGGTSTVSVILLIQSLVAETAAILSKQGYYVKPFASPNVQGISKTHNDEVNLEFRARVKETNSRT, from the coding sequence ATGTCATCTTTAACTTACTTCAACGAAATTCAAAGCTTGCTCGGACGTTTGGACGGACAACAGGAAAACATAAAAAAAGCCGCCGAGAAATGCGCTGAAGCGATTAAGAGCGGAAACTGGGTACGGATGTTCGGAAGCGGCCACTCCGTCATTCCGACGATGGATTGTTTCCCTCGTTACGGCGGATATGTGGGTTGGTATCCGATTATGGATCCTCGTCTAATGTGGACGACGGTCAGCGGATTCGGCGGTGCCGAGGAACTGATCTGGCTCGAGCGTCAAGAAGGCTACGCGGACATGTTCCTTCGTCATAACCAATGGAACGCCCAAGACGTATGCATCGTGTTCTCGCATGGCGGTCAGAACGCGGCTCCGGTCGAAGTTGCGCAAGCGGCTAAACGCGACGGACTCTTCGTTATCGCGGTAACGAGCATGGAAAATCACAACAACCGCGCGGCAACTCATTCCACGGGCCAGAAAATCGGAGACGTTGCCGATCTCGTTCTCGATAACTGCGTATCTCCCGAAGACGCCGTCGTTCCGATCGAAGGAGTTATCGGCAACGTAGGCGGAACTTCCACCGTGTCCGTTATTTTGCTTATCCAGTCGTTGGTTGCGGAAACGGCCGCGATCTTATCCAAACAAGGCTATTACGTTAAGCCGTTCGCGTCTCCGAACGTACAAGGCATTTCCAAAACGCACAATGACGAGGTCAATCTTGAATTCCGTGCCAGAGTCAAGGAAACGAATTCCAGAACGTAA
- a CDS encoding extracellular solute-binding protein produces the protein MKKSLLSLLAFAVVLSGCSSASNNNNASPTSSQSPSSSSTAPGKTTTLKILTHWDAANSQAYLDKVKAYEAVNPNVKIELQNVPFGELLKKITVSNISGEGADIYHIYSAWLPELTNSKSIAPAEGTFLADIQAGYGQNIQDSVSSGGAIYGYPTELTTYALNYNKRLFAEAGITAPPKTWDELLDYAKRLTKIEGGQVVQQGFGVITGWDSGTVHPFLTLLNSNGGNFIAADGKSTELDNPQALQTFELYKKLIDDKSTNREMSPANASTTGAYMNNFELEKTAMIIMANWWKSSLQSTMGDKYQNVGTAPIPVGPSGTDSVSVFYSWLYSVSSHSKNQEEAWKFLQWVNSPAAEGQSSIQGDWLLTQGIIPSRTSDQEAHKAELGDDFMKTYVELLQKAKPFPIVKGASEITTALQKKIEGVVFGATSPADAAKGAVSEINDILGR, from the coding sequence ATGAAGAAATCATTATTATCGTTACTTGCTTTCGCTGTTGTTTTATCGGGTTGCTCATCCGCTTCGAATAACAATAACGCTTCGCCAACGAGTAGCCAGTCACCTTCATCATCCTCTACTGCACCCGGAAAAACGACGACTCTTAAGATACTTACCCACTGGGATGCGGCTAATTCCCAAGCTTATTTAGACAAGGTCAAAGCCTATGAAGCCGTCAATCCGAACGTCAAGATCGAATTGCAAAACGTTCCTTTCGGAGAATTGCTCAAGAAGATCACCGTATCTAACATCTCCGGAGAAGGCGCGGATATCTACCATATCTATAGCGCTTGGCTGCCCGAGTTGACGAACAGCAAATCCATCGCGCCTGCCGAGGGTACGTTCCTTGCCGATATTCAAGCGGGTTATGGACAAAATATTCAAGATTCGGTTAGCAGCGGCGGAGCGATCTACGGCTATCCGACGGAATTGACGACTTATGCGTTGAACTACAACAAACGCCTGTTCGCCGAAGCTGGCATTACGGCTCCGCCGAAAACGTGGGACGAGCTGCTCGATTACGCGAAGCGATTAACGAAAATCGAGGGCGGACAAGTCGTGCAGCAAGGATTCGGCGTCATTACGGGCTGGGATTCGGGAACGGTTCATCCGTTTCTAACGTTGCTTAATTCCAACGGCGGCAATTTCATTGCGGCCGATGGCAAATCAACGGAACTAGACAACCCGCAAGCGTTGCAAACTTTCGAATTGTACAAGAAGCTGATCGACGACAAGTCGACGAACCGGGAAATGAGCCCTGCGAACGCAAGCACGACCGGCGCTTATATGAACAACTTCGAGCTTGAAAAAACGGCCATGATCATCATGGCGAACTGGTGGAAGAGCAGTCTTCAATCGACTATGGGAGATAAGTATCAGAACGTAGGAACGGCTCCGATTCCTGTCGGTCCGTCGGGTACGGATTCGGTATCCGTATTCTACTCCTGGCTCTATTCCGTAAGCTCCCACAGCAAAAACCAAGAAGAAGCTTGGAAGTTCCTGCAATGGGTAAACTCCCCGGCAGCGGAAGGCCAGTCCTCCATTCAAGGCGATTGGCTGCTTACCCAAGGCATTATTCCTAGCCGGACTAGCGATCAAGAGGCGCACAAAGCGGAGCTAGGGGACGATTTCATGAAGACGTACGTCGAGCTTCTGCAGAAAGCGAAACCTTTCCCGATCGTGAAAGGGGCATCCGAAATCACGACAGCGCTGCAAAAGAAAATCGAAGGCGTCGTATTCGGAGCCACAAGCCCGGCGGATGCGGCGAAAGGCGCCGTCTCGGAAATCAACGACATTCTGGGAAGATAA